The following are encoded in a window of Ferribacterium limneticum genomic DNA:
- a CDS encoding hybrid sensor histidine kinase/response regulator: MNLRKAFFSVLIALAGVLSLIAGATLGALSSYDDARDAARHRQDSMALMGSVRHEVDLLSRLVSSYVSTANPRYLIYYYDILAIREGTKKAPDSVPETFWEQVIGGTIAYVTPPPGAGVALAERTSLLGFDQSEVAILRRVFQITDQMKQVEQIAFAATQGLYDPVKREFVSEAEPQRDFANALLHEARYLKLRAELAIAVDELTSQVDQRTTKNLGRAGEHLLRWIIAALLLLLGAGVVLVLSYGYLKRHLLAPLTALHRTATALAEKSFSERVGDLKGVEEVQALAATIDSMAAAIEADIAQRELVQRSLRQARARAEVAAEAKSIFLANMSHEIRTPMNAILGMAYLALKSGLPPRQHDYVSKIHTAARSLLGILNDVLDFSKIEAGKVALEAVPFDLELVVQNALFMVQQRAEGKNIELILDFQPTRNMQHLIGDPLRLGQVLINLLSNAVKFTETGHVRLIVGERTSDKLTSTIVCRVEDTGIGMTAEQISRLFQEFSQADGSTTRRYGGSGLGLAISKRLLAAMGSEIRVESEVDHGTVFHFAMQLPLEPFSEEGGDAALLIECKRALVADDYPPARESMAAMLLAMGCTEVDQSPGGLDALARLTRASNEGRAYDLLLLDWLMPDMSGGELIEALHSRGVSLPARTLVVSVADASLLRQEVDHKGVADVVQKPLLPNVLRRILGTGVEMEPTVRLEHPIPHPGCLQGMSILLVEDNELNQQVAGEILRGWGASVDVAANGRIALDILSAESAGHYALVLMDLEMPIMDGREATRRLREEERFQDLPIIAMTAHVAGLGMKDGLAKGVNGYIAKPFEPEDLLAMVQPYWRGLPGHALPPADAAEDDRAFIAAIAAIPQIESAVLLRRFEGRLPFLARTLRRFAEDCHGWSDRLDTTLAQGDLEAAQRQVHSLKGLAGTFAMGRLQSALYDLENIIKGGVVEPFGEIAEVDAQLQPLLAGIERMPANSSDSVAATDDRPIEAVLALLREQLGGGDGEAEEVWRMNKGRLVGVYSPRQVAAIDHAIGQWDFDQALHILDNANQGGGGQ, from the coding sequence ATGAACCTGCGGAAAGCCTTTTTCAGCGTATTGATCGCCCTGGCCGGGGTGCTCTCCCTGATCGCCGGTGCGACGCTGGGGGCTCTCTCTTCGTACGACGACGCCCGTGATGCGGCAAGGCATCGTCAGGATTCGATGGCACTCATGGGTTCGGTGCGCCACGAGGTCGATTTGCTTAGCCGGCTGGTCAGTTCCTACGTCAGTACGGCTAATCCGCGCTACCTTATCTATTACTACGACATTCTGGCCATCCGCGAGGGTACGAAAAAAGCCCCGGACTCGGTGCCGGAAACCTTCTGGGAACAGGTTATCGGCGGGACGATCGCCTACGTGACACCGCCTCCCGGCGCCGGCGTTGCGCTGGCCGAGCGGACCAGCCTGCTCGGTTTCGATCAGAGCGAAGTGGCCATTCTCCGCCGGGTATTCCAGATCACCGACCAGATGAAGCAGGTTGAGCAGATTGCCTTTGCCGCGACGCAGGGCTTGTATGATCCGGTAAAGCGCGAATTTGTCTCGGAGGCAGAGCCGCAACGCGATTTCGCCAATGCCTTGCTGCACGAGGCGCGCTACCTGAAACTGCGGGCCGAACTGGCGATCGCGGTCGATGAGCTAACTAGCCAGGTTGACCAGCGGACAACAAAAAATCTGGGGCGGGCTGGCGAGCATCTGCTGCGCTGGATCATCGCCGCACTGCTCCTGCTGCTCGGCGCGGGGGTCGTGCTGGTCCTCAGTTATGGCTACCTGAAAAGGCATCTGCTGGCGCCCCTGACTGCCTTGCACCGGACGGCGACGGCGCTGGCGGAAAAGTCATTCAGTGAACGCGTCGGCGACCTCAAAGGGGTTGAGGAGGTTCAGGCCCTGGCCGCAACCATCGACAGCATGGCGGCGGCCATCGAGGCTGACATCGCACAACGCGAGCTGGTCCAGCGCTCCTTGCGCCAGGCGCGAGCGCGGGCCGAAGTGGCAGCTGAAGCGAAATCGATTTTTCTGGCCAACATGAGCCATGAAATCCGGACGCCGATGAATGCGATTCTCGGCATGGCCTATCTGGCCCTCAAATCGGGCTTGCCGCCAAGACAGCACGATTATGTTTCCAAAATTCACACCGCAGCCCGCTCGCTGCTCGGGATATTGAACGACGTGCTCGATTTTTCGAAAATCGAGGCCGGCAAGGTGGCGCTAGAGGCTGTTCCCTTCGATCTCGAACTGGTCGTCCAGAACGCGCTCTTCATGGTGCAGCAGCGGGCCGAAGGAAAAAATATCGAACTGATCCTCGATTTTCAGCCAACCCGGAACATGCAGCACCTGATAGGTGATCCGTTGCGACTGGGACAGGTGTTGATCAACCTGCTGTCCAATGCAGTCAAATTCACTGAAACCGGCCATGTTCGTCTAATCGTCGGCGAACGGACGAGCGACAAGCTGACGTCGACCATTGTCTGCCGTGTTGAAGACACGGGCATTGGGATGACTGCAGAGCAGATCAGCCGCCTGTTCCAGGAGTTTTCCCAAGCCGATGGCTCGACGACCAGGCGTTACGGTGGATCAGGGTTAGGGCTCGCCATTTCGAAGCGGCTGCTCGCCGCCATGGGCAGTGAAATCAGGGTTGAAAGCGAGGTTGACCATGGCACTGTCTTCCATTTCGCCATGCAGTTGCCGCTGGAGCCGTTCAGCGAGGAAGGCGGTGACGCTGCGTTACTGATCGAATGCAAGCGGGCGCTCGTTGCCGATGACTACCCGCCGGCCCGGGAGAGCATGGCTGCCATGCTGCTGGCGATGGGATGCACAGAGGTGGATCAGTCGCCGGGTGGTCTGGATGCCTTGGCGCGCCTGACGAGAGCGAGTAATGAAGGAAGGGCTTACGACTTGTTGCTGCTTGATTGGTTGATGCCCGACATGTCCGGCGGTGAGCTGATAGAGGCGCTTCACTCGCGAGGAGTTTCCCTGCCGGCCCGGACACTTGTTGTTTCGGTGGCCGATGCATCCCTGTTGCGTCAGGAGGTCGACCACAAGGGGGTTGCCGATGTGGTCCAGAAACCGTTGTTGCCAAATGTCCTGCGCCGCATTTTGGGCACGGGAGTGGAGATGGAGCCGACGGTCAGGCTCGAGCACCCCATTCCCCATCCCGGTTGTCTGCAAGGAATGTCGATACTGCTGGTCGAAGACAATGAACTCAATCAGCAGGTCGCCGGAGAAATTCTCAGGGGCTGGGGGGCGAGCGTCGATGTCGCGGCCAACGGGCGGATTGCGCTCGATATCTTGTCCGCCGAGAGCGCCGGCCACTACGCGCTGGTCTTGATGGACCTCGAGATGCCGATCATGGATGGCCGGGAGGCAACCCGCCGCCTGCGGGAAGAGGAGCGCTTCCAGGATTTGCCGATTATTGCAATGACTGCGCATGTCGCAGGACTGGGAATGAAAGACGGGCTGGCGAAAGGGGTCAATGGCTATATTGCCAAGCCCTTCGAGCCGGAGGATCTCTTGGCCATGGTGCAGCCGTATTGGCGAGGCTTGCCGGGGCATGCCCTGCCTCCAGCCGATGCGGCCGAGGACGATCGGGCTTTCATAGCTGCTATTGCGGCAATTCCGCAAATTGAATCTGCGGTGCTCTTGCGGCGGTTCGAGGGCCGTCTGCCGTTTCTGGCGCGAACTTTGCGCCGTTTCGCCGAAGATTGCCATGGCTGGTCCGATCGGCTGGACACGACGCTGGCTCAAGGTGATCTCGAGGCAGCGCAGCGTCAGGTCCATTCTCTGAAGGGGCTGGCCGGCACGTTCGCCATGGGCCGGTTGCAGTCTGCTCTGTATGATCTTGAGAATATCATCAAAGGTGGCGTCGTCGAGCCCTTCGGGGAAATAGCCGAAGTCGATGCACAGTTGCAGCCCTTGTTGGCCGGGATTGAGCGAATGCCAGCCAATTCGTCTGATTCGGTAGCAGCCACGGATGATCGGCCGATCGAGGCGGTGCTTGCTTTGTTGCGCGAGCAGCTGGGCGGGGGTGACGGCGAGGCCGAAGAGGTCTGGCGCATGAACAAGGGGCGTTTGGTCGGGGTGTATTCGCCACGGCAGGTGGCGGCCATTGATCACGCTATCGGACAATGGGATTTTGATCAGGCATTGCATATTCTGGATAACGCAAATCAGGGTGGGGGCGGGCAGTAA
- a CDS encoding ABC transporter ATP-binding protein, translating into MALIELSGIERRFLLGDTTVNALAGLNLQIEAGEYVAVMGPSGSGKSTLLNLLGLLDRPNEGTYKLEGRDVTTLSPDEQATVRSTRIGFVFQSFHLVPRLTAAENIALPMTLAGIPAAERNKRVAQALKDFGLENRANHKPDQLSGGQRQRVAIARATIMQPALILADEPTGNLDRHTGEEVVNLLEALNAKGVTLIVVTHDQGMGARARRQLVMEDGRLKADSQQTAISNLAEISG; encoded by the coding sequence ATGGCGCTGATCGAACTTTCCGGTATCGAACGTCGCTTCCTGCTCGGCGACACTACGGTCAACGCGCTGGCCGGGCTCAATTTGCAGATCGAGGCCGGCGAGTACGTTGCCGTGATGGGGCCGTCCGGTTCCGGCAAATCGACGCTGCTCAATCTCCTCGGCCTGCTCGACCGGCCAAACGAAGGCACCTACAAGCTCGAAGGCCGCGACGTGACGACGCTGTCGCCCGACGAGCAGGCGACCGTGCGCAGCACGCGCATCGGCTTCGTTTTCCAGAGCTTTCACCTAGTCCCGCGCCTGACGGCAGCCGAAAACATCGCCCTGCCGATGACACTGGCCGGCATCCCGGCGGCCGAGCGCAACAAGCGCGTTGCCCAGGCGCTCAAGGATTTCGGCCTGGAAAACCGGGCCAACCACAAGCCCGACCAGCTTTCCGGCGGCCAGCGCCAGCGCGTTGCCATCGCCCGCGCCACAATCATGCAGCCGGCGCTGATTCTGGCCGACGAGCCGACCGGCAACCTCGACCGCCATACCGGCGAAGAGGTGGTCAACCTGCTCGAAGCGCTGAATGCCAAAGGCGTCACGCTGATCGTCGTCACCCACGACCAGGGCATGGGCGCCCGCGCCCGGCGCCAACTGGTGATGGAGGATGGACGGCTGAAGGCCGATTCGCAGCAGACGGCCATTTCAAATTTGGCCGAAATTTCCGGTTGA
- a CDS encoding efflux RND transporter periplasmic adaptor subunit codes for MRRIAIIVAVIAVLGLGLFYFTRPKPIPVVLKEVAAGKVEATLANTRAGTIEACQRTKLSTIIGGRIEYLGVKEGDKVKKGQLLLKLWNDDQQAQSALAQAQITLSAKRSEEACIAAVNAEKEAKRQSELRAKGFVSTSKEEAARTDAEVRRASCNTAKADIAQAEAKLKTTRVEQGRVALYAPFDGIVAKIVGELGEYSTPSPPGVPTPPAIDLIDDSCLYVKAPMDEVDAPKIQIGQPVRITLDALPGKTLPGKVRRVAPYVSAVEKQARTVDIEVDFEKPAEAGKLLVGYSADVEIILAGRDQVLRIPTAAIQEGGKVLVFNADSGKLEERLIKAGLANWEYTEVLEGLAAGERIVTSLDKEGVKAGAKVTPDDKTQTQAKAK; via the coding sequence ATGCGTCGCATCGCCATCATTGTTGCCGTCATCGCCGTTCTCGGCCTTGGCCTGTTCTATTTCACCCGGCCGAAACCGATCCCGGTGGTGCTCAAGGAAGTCGCCGCCGGCAAGGTCGAGGCGACGCTGGCCAACACCCGGGCCGGGACCATCGAGGCCTGCCAGCGCACCAAGCTGTCGACCATCATCGGCGGGCGCATCGAGTATCTCGGTGTCAAAGAAGGCGACAAGGTCAAGAAAGGCCAGTTGCTGCTCAAGCTGTGGAATGACGACCAGCAGGCGCAAAGCGCCTTGGCCCAGGCGCAGATCACACTGAGCGCCAAACGCAGCGAGGAAGCCTGCATTGCTGCGGTCAACGCCGAAAAAGAGGCAAAACGACAATCCGAATTGCGTGCCAAGGGTTTCGTCTCAACGAGCAAGGAAGAAGCAGCGCGCACCGACGCCGAAGTCCGTCGCGCCAGTTGCAACACCGCCAAGGCCGACATTGCTCAAGCCGAAGCCAAGCTGAAGACGACCCGCGTCGAGCAGGGCCGTGTCGCCCTCTACGCACCGTTCGACGGCATTGTCGCCAAGATCGTCGGCGAACTGGGCGAATACTCGACGCCCTCGCCGCCAGGCGTACCGACGCCGCCGGCCATCGACCTGATCGACGACTCCTGCCTCTACGTCAAGGCGCCGATGGACGAGGTCGATGCACCGAAAATCCAGATCGGCCAGCCGGTGCGCATCACGCTCGATGCCTTGCCCGGCAAAACTCTGCCCGGCAAGGTGCGGCGCGTCGCGCCCTACGTTTCAGCAGTCGAAAAGCAGGCGCGGACGGTCGACATCGAGGTTGATTTCGAAAAACCGGCCGAAGCCGGCAAGCTGCTGGTCGGCTACAGCGCCGACGTCGAAATCATCCTCGCCGGCCGCGACCAGGTGCTGCGCATCCCGACCGCGGCTATTCAGGAAGGCGGCAAGGTGCTGGTCTTCAATGCCGATAGCGGAAAACTTGAAGAGCGCCTGATCAAGGCCGGGCTGGCCAACTGGGAATACACCGAGGTGCTGGAAGGTTTGGCCGCTGGCGAGCGCATCGTCACTTCGCTCGACAAGGAAGGCGTCAAGGCCGGCGCCAAGGTAACGCCGGACGATAAAACGCAGACCCAAGCCAAGGCGAAGTAG